The following coding sequences lie in one Candidatus Eremiobacterota bacterium genomic window:
- a CDS encoding DUF2029 domain-containing protein: MRSSERRANYAIAAVLVLLGIAALRDLAHLGELSPWRTMDDFPDFYCAGAVLQAGKSPYTYEPLRTCEHRVNAGDTFRAQLFAANPAIAIPAPLPPYDFVPFMGLARLPFHAARAIDAAAILAAVAFCVIALSKVCVPFELSLPALVLSTAYMELNTGQIVPFALLALVLCALALARRHDRLAGVLAVLTAIEPAVGLPVVLATLLFVPGARLATVVTAGFLAVVALTLVSPQTLFQYTTVVLPAQAASEVHFPFQYSLTYALAHLGLRVPAAIGAGAASYAAMLVTGLVLAPALTRRLARRELLVFVPALCSVIGGTYLHAEELCFGLPALLVLTTITRGWTRNVLALALCALSIPWILVWGSKKLFLASVFVCAVILFCAGVGRRLAIVSLCLTGLLIYIFELHPPHLPVPSFRGTYASNALVQDEWKHYAQGRSSADPLWFAIKLPAWAALLAALGIVVRTGRSRSDLRRVELTREG, encoded by the coding sequence ATGAGATCGAGCGAACGCCGAGCCAATTACGCGATCGCCGCGGTTTTGGTGCTGCTCGGTATCGCTGCACTGCGCGATCTCGCTCACCTTGGCGAATTGTCGCCATGGCGTACGATGGACGACTTCCCCGATTTTTATTGCGCCGGCGCAGTCCTTCAGGCGGGCAAGAGCCCGTACACCTACGAGCCGCTGCGTACGTGCGAACACCGCGTGAACGCCGGCGATACGTTTCGAGCGCAGCTCTTCGCCGCGAACCCAGCCATCGCCATCCCGGCTCCGCTACCGCCGTACGATTTCGTCCCGTTCATGGGCTTAGCGCGGTTGCCGTTTCATGCGGCACGCGCGATCGACGCAGCCGCGATTCTGGCCGCGGTAGCGTTCTGCGTCATCGCGCTGTCGAAAGTCTGCGTGCCTTTCGAGCTTTCGCTGCCCGCGCTCGTGCTGTCGACGGCCTATATGGAGCTGAACACGGGACAAATCGTCCCTTTTGCGCTTCTGGCGCTCGTTCTTTGCGCGCTCGCCTTGGCGCGACGCCACGATCGACTCGCGGGAGTCCTCGCGGTCTTGACGGCGATCGAGCCGGCCGTCGGTCTACCGGTTGTGCTCGCGACGCTGCTCTTCGTGCCCGGCGCTCGATTGGCCACTGTCGTTACGGCGGGCTTCCTTGCCGTCGTCGCGCTGACGTTGGTGAGCCCGCAAACGCTTTTCCAATACACTACCGTCGTTCTTCCGGCGCAAGCCGCTTCGGAAGTACACTTCCCGTTTCAATACAGCCTCACGTACGCACTCGCGCATCTGGGTCTCCGGGTGCCTGCTGCCATCGGCGCGGGGGCCGCTTCCTACGCCGCGATGCTCGTCACCGGTCTGGTGCTGGCACCGGCTCTCACTCGGAGGTTGGCACGGCGGGAGTTGCTCGTCTTCGTTCCCGCGCTTTGTTCGGTCATCGGCGGAACCTATCTGCATGCAGAAGAGCTGTGCTTCGGTCTACCCGCGCTCTTGGTTCTGACGACGATTACGCGCGGTTGGACGCGAAACGTTCTCGCGCTGGCGCTCTGTGCGCTGTCGATTCCATGGATTCTTGTTTGGGGTTCGAAGAAGCTCTTTCTCGCGAGCGTTTTCGTTTGCGCGGTAATACTGTTCTGCGCCGGCGTTGGACGCCGGCTCGCGATCGTATCCCTTTGCCTTACCGGCCTTCTGATCTATATTTTCGAGCTGCATCCGCCCCACTTGCCGGTTCCTTCCTTTCGCGGCACCTACGCGTCGAACGCTCTCGTGCAAGACGAGTGGAAGCACTATGCGCAGGGACGCAGCAGCGCGGATCCACTCTGGTTCGCCATCAAGCTCCCGGCGTGGGCCGCACTCCTCGCGGCGCTCGGAATCGTCGTACGCACAGGGCGCTCCCGATCGGACCTTCGTAGAGTGGAACTGACCCGGGAGGGATGA
- a CDS encoding shikimate kinase — MKRHVALVGFMASGKSTIGRKLARNLNRHFVDTDALIVRAHGPIARIFSEQGEAAFRDFEHAALREALDTSEACVISLGGGALTKPENRRLLEEYADRVFIKMSPEQIFSRVLRSREVRPMLGASPTLARIQELYAKRMADYESADLIVDASHRSDADVIRGIVGWLRARDDGGRRAES, encoded by the coding sequence ATGAAGCGCCACGTGGCGCTCGTCGGATTTATGGCCTCGGGAAAATCGACAATCGGACGAAAGCTCGCTAGAAATCTGAATCGGCACTTCGTCGATACCGACGCACTGATCGTTCGTGCGCACGGCCCAATTGCAAGGATCTTTTCCGAACAAGGGGAGGCGGCATTTCGCGACTTCGAGCACGCCGCGCTGCGGGAAGCACTCGATACGAGCGAAGCATGCGTGATCTCGCTCGGCGGCGGCGCGCTAACCAAACCCGAGAACCGCCGCTTGCTCGAAGAATACGCCGACCGGGTATTCATTAAAATGTCGCCGGAGCAGATTTTTTCGCGAGTCTTGCGAAGCCGCGAGGTCCGGCCGATGCTCGGAGCGAGCCCAACGCTCGCGCGAATTCAAGAGCTGTACGCCAAGCGAATGGCCGACTATGAAAGTGCCGATTTGATCGTCGACGCATCGCACCGCAGCGACGCGGACGTGATTCGCGGAATCGTTGGCTGGCTGCGCGCGCGCGATGACGGCGGCCGACGAGCGGAATCATGA
- a CDS encoding FAD-dependent thymidylate synthase: protein MLLDSVAPNGVRLTTLEVTFPRFVLAEFNTHRQFSRNSASSRAVPTSKMIERAERDPVLPLEWGLNTPGMSARETLAADDANLARTVWLQARDAAVGHARRLAELKVHKQELNRILEPFLWHTVIVTATEWENFFELRCAVNAQPEIREAALRMREAMQVSRPHALEDGGWHTPLIQDDERVLDIETRKRVSAARCARVSYLTHEGQREIAKDLELYERLKSDRHLSPFEHIATPAADARFHANFRGWVQMRAKIERPFA, encoded by the coding sequence GTGCTGCTGGACTCCGTTGCTCCCAATGGAGTCCGCCTGACCACGCTGGAGGTGACATTCCCCCGTTTCGTATTGGCCGAGTTCAATACGCATCGCCAGTTCTCGCGAAATTCGGCAAGCTCGCGTGCCGTGCCGACATCGAAAATGATCGAGCGTGCCGAGCGCGATCCCGTTCTGCCGCTCGAATGGGGATTAAACACTCCAGGGATGTCGGCGCGCGAGACCCTCGCCGCCGACGACGCCAACCTTGCTCGAACCGTCTGGCTGCAAGCGCGTGACGCCGCCGTCGGGCACGCTCGTCGGCTCGCCGAGCTCAAAGTCCACAAGCAGGAGCTCAATCGGATTTTGGAGCCGTTTCTCTGGCATACCGTGATCGTCACCGCGACCGAGTGGGAAAACTTCTTCGAGTTGCGATGCGCGGTCAACGCGCAACCGGAGATCCGCGAAGCCGCATTGCGAATGCGCGAGGCGATGCAAGTCAGCCGGCCGCACGCCCTCGAAGACGGCGGATGGCATACACCCTTAATCCAAGACGACGAACGCGTCCTGGATATTGAAACGCGCAAACGCGTTTCGGCGGCTCGCTGTGCGCGCGTTTCCTATCTCACGCACGAAGGTCAGCGAGAGATTGCCAAAGATCTGGAACTCTACGAACGCCTCAAGAGCGACCGGCACCTGAGCCCATTCGAACATATTGCAACGCCGGCGGCGGACGCCCGGTTCCATGCAAATTTTCGCGGCTGGGTTCAAATGCGGGCGAAGATTGAAAGGCCATTCGCCTGA
- a CDS encoding sigma-70 family RNA polymerase sigma factor, which produces MALQFRAMPLRRLGRERLVTEYAYLCRRAARRFMRRGLDPADLEQVGAIGLIKAVDRYDPTQPAPFEAYAWLLIVGELMHYVRDSERALRAPRRVRALERQWAAAEQELWALLGREPSEEAVRRYAKVTPDQARDVQAYRASNRVLSVERSGRCVAPPLFGGIDDLLDRLTVEGMLSALPPLERQIVVSIHVCGSTVIELAARLGYSRRHVTRLHRAAMERLRNSCEVGAEGHAEAGRDVSLSHRR; this is translated from the coding sequence GTGGCTCTTCAATTCCGTGCAATGCCGTTGCGCCGGCTTGGGCGCGAGCGTCTCGTTACGGAGTACGCGTATCTGTGTCGCCGGGCTGCGCGGCGCTTCATGCGTCGCGGTCTTGACCCGGCGGATCTCGAACAAGTCGGTGCGATCGGCTTGATCAAAGCGGTCGATCGTTACGATCCCACGCAGCCGGCGCCATTCGAAGCCTACGCATGGCTTTTGATTGTCGGCGAACTGATGCATTACGTTCGCGATAGCGAGCGCGCGCTGCGCGCACCGCGCCGCGTTCGTGCCTTGGAACGCCAGTGGGCCGCGGCCGAGCAGGAGCTCTGGGCGCTTCTCGGGCGCGAGCCATCTGAAGAGGCGGTGCGCCGGTACGCAAAGGTTACACCCGATCAAGCGCGCGACGTTCAGGCGTATCGTGCCAGCAACCGCGTTCTCTCCGTGGAACGCTCGGGTCGCTGCGTGGCGCCGCCTCTTTTTGGAGGCATCGACGACCTGCTCGACCGATTGACGGTCGAAGGAATGCTTTCGGCGCTCCCGCCGCTCGAACGGCAAATCGTGGTTTCGATTCACGTGTGCGGCAGTACGGTGATCGAACTCGCCGCACGTCTGGGCTACTCGCGGCGTCACGTGACGCGCCTTCATCGCGCGGCGATGGAGCGTCTGCGAAACTCATGTGAAGTAGGCGCGGAAGGGCACGCCGAAGCCGGGCGTGATGTTTCGCTATCTCACCGCCGGTGA
- the aroC gene encoding chorismate synthase — translation MFRYLTAGESHGPALVGILDGIPSHLRLDVGAINETLARRQGGYGRSPRMKIERDEIEFLAGVRGGETLGSPIAAAVRNRDYLTPKVRALMDPLSGAGDPLTNPRPGHADYAGALKYRQRDLRNVLERASARETAMRVCLGAICAQFLSALGIGTRSYVTQIGDIEAPELDDWNQADVESSDVRCPDRESAQRMIDAIDAAKSAGDTLGGRFVVRVDGMPAGVGSNRQPHERLDGVLAGAVMGMQTVRAVEIGLGTEVAATPGSRAHDVFALEQGNVVRGSNRAGGIEGGMSNGEPLFLRVSVKPIPTLMRALPSVDLHAGSDAPATIVRSDVCVVPAAAIVGEAMVRLALMGPLLEKYGGDSMEETLDNYERSRTAAASLFRR, via the coding sequence ATGTTTCGCTATCTCACCGCCGGTGAATCGCACGGTCCGGCGCTTGTCGGAATCCTCGACGGAATCCCATCGCATTTGCGGCTGGATGTCGGTGCAATCAACGAAACGCTAGCGCGCCGCCAAGGGGGCTACGGCCGAAGCCCCCGCATGAAGATCGAGCGCGACGAAATCGAGTTTCTCGCCGGCGTTCGCGGCGGCGAAACGCTGGGGTCGCCGATTGCCGCAGCGGTGCGCAATCGCGATTACCTCACCCCGAAGGTACGCGCACTCATGGATCCTTTGAGCGGTGCAGGCGATCCGCTCACGAATCCTCGGCCCGGACACGCCGATTATGCCGGCGCATTGAAGTATCGTCAGCGTGATTTGCGTAACGTGCTCGAGCGCGCGAGCGCCCGCGAAACCGCAATGCGGGTCTGTCTCGGTGCGATTTGCGCTCAGTTCCTTTCGGCGCTTGGCATTGGCACGCGCAGTTACGTAACGCAGATCGGCGACATCGAAGCGCCCGAACTCGACGACTGGAATCAAGCCGACGTCGAGAGCAGTGACGTGCGTTGCCCAGACCGTGAATCAGCGCAACGAATGATCGATGCGATCGACGCCGCAAAGTCAGCCGGCGATACGCTGGGCGGGCGCTTCGTCGTCCGTGTCGACGGGATGCCGGCGGGGGTCGGCAGCAATCGGCAGCCGCACGAGCGGCTCGACGGCGTCCTCGCCGGTGCGGTTATGGGGATGCAAACGGTTCGAGCTGTGGAGATCGGGCTCGGCACCGAAGTCGCGGCGACGCCGGGTTCGCGCGCGCACGACGTATTCGCGCTCGAGCAGGGAAACGTCGTTCGCGGCAGCAACCGCGCCGGCGGAATCGAGGGCGGAATGAGCAACGGCGAACCACTTTTTCTTCGAGTCTCCGTCAAGCCGATTCCAACCTTGATGAGGGCATTGCCGTCAGTCGATCTTCACGCCGGCAGTGATGCCCCCGCGACGATCGTGCGAAGTGACGTTTGCGTCGTGCCCGCGGCGGCGATTGTCGGCGAAGCGATGGTTCGGCTCGCTCTCATGGGCCCGTTGCTGGAAAAGTACGGCGGCGACTCCATGGAAGAGACGCTGGACAATTACGAGCGCAGTCGCACGGCGGCGGCAAGCCTTTTTCGCCGATGA